A single genomic interval of Deltaproteobacteria bacterium harbors:
- a CDS encoding integration host factor subunit alpha has translation MTKADIINRIYERVGFSKKEATDVVEAAFEIIKAQLEKGDKVKISGFGNFVIHGKQPRKGRNPQTGEEITIAGRRVLTFKPSQTLKKNMNAGAPEDTDPDAPTHS, from the coding sequence ATGACCAAGGCGGACATCATCAACCGGATCTACGAGAGGGTGGGATTCTCCAAGAAGGAGGCCACCGACGTCGTCGAGGCCGCGTTCGAAATCATCAAGGCCCAGCTCGAGAAGGGTGACAAGGTCAAGATCTCCGGGTTCGGGAACTTCGTCATCCACGGCAAACAGCCGCGCAAGGGCCGCAACCCGCAGACCGGCGAGGAGATCACCATCGCCGGCCGCCGGGTGTTGACCTTCAAACCCAGCCAGACGCTGAAAAAGAACATGAACGCCGGTGCCCCCGAGGATACCGACCCCGACGCCCCCACCCATTCGTGA
- a CDS encoding MerR family transcriptional regulator, with translation MAVVIPDKHYFKIGEVSTLLDLKPYVLRYWETEFDILNPTKAKSRHRLYRRKDVELLLEIKRLLHGEGYTIEGARKKLKHEVDDHRTRVKPEHRQQLVQIRDELVSLRDMIS, from the coding sequence ATGGCCGTCGTGATTCCGGACAAGCACTACTTCAAGATCGGTGAGGTCAGCACTCTCCTGGACCTCAAGCCGTACGTGCTGCGCTATTGGGAAACCGAGTTCGATATCCTGAATCCCACCAAGGCCAAATCCCGTCACCGTCTGTACCGGCGCAAGGACGTCGAGTTGCTGCTGGAGATCAAGCGGCTCCTGCACGGCGAGGGCTACACCATCGAGGGCGCGCGCAAGAAGCTCAAGCACGAGGTCGACGACCACCGCACCAGGGTGAAGCCGGAACACCGGCAGCAGCTCGTCCAGATCAGGGACGAACTC